In Lolium rigidum isolate FL_2022 unplaced genomic scaffold, APGP_CSIRO_Lrig_0.1 contig_27167_1, whole genome shotgun sequence, the DNA window CGGACTCTTCAAGGCGACGGAGGGTGGATTCTGGTTTTGTGAATAGGATGGACTGTTCTGAACAATGggagatggatcctggcggatcgAATAGGATGGAGTGTCCTGGACAACCGAAGGCAGACTACCACTTCCTGAACTGTCATCCGCACAGTTTTCCCTTGATTTATTTCTCGTCTGGATCTCACTGCTAGTGGCCACAGCAGCATTATGCTCCTTCCGTGAATACTGATTCGCAGCAGCTCGAGCACCGGCTATCGCTGCAGAGACACTAGGAGTTTTGACTAGTGTGGACTTTGAAGATTCAAAATTCAGAGATCCTGGCTTGAGAGAGAAGGGGTTTCTGGGATCTGCAAGCCGGAACTTGACCGGCAGTGGACCTTGAACAGGCAAAAGACCCCTGACTGCTCCCTCGAAGATCTGCAATACGACACGACACAGAGTAAGCACGCAAGGTTACGAGGAGAAAAGAACGATGCATTGCTTATACTAACCATGAGTAACTAACCAACCTTTTTTTCTAAATTGTATACACCCTGGTAGCCACGCATCTCAAACGGAACCACCAATTTCTGCAAAATCAGTGTACGGAAAGTGTCAAACACAGAAACATGCCAGGCATCTCAGTTATCAGGTATAAGTAATGCAATGATCAGCAGTAGTTGATAACTTGGGAGTCGAAATAGCTTAATGAACatagatttggttttggtttgacaGAGTTTAATGAACATAAATAGATGTTTCCACAAGTTGATTAGAGAGAGAAAACAAGTGCACACATCTCATTAAAATATAAGCAGAGCTATGTTCTGCCTAATTAGGCCTCCATCCATCCTTTTGTAAAGAGGGTTATAGGAACGAATTTGGACATTATAAAGCAGTAGGCCGAATCAGCCCATTTGTAAACTACAGGGATAACAAAAGCACATTTTTCCTTGGATATATTTCTTAGTGTACTTATACTGACATAATGCTTCGATGCTCAACAGGGAAAGCCTGATGTCTTACAATCAGTTCATGCAGGAGCTAAAAGATGATGTTTCACCTGTTGTACATCAAAGTAGGTGTGCTATGGTGAAACATTTTTTTTCTGTAGGCTGAGAAACAAGTATCATCCTACTAACCCCGAATCTGTTATGGAAAGGTCAGCTAATTCCTTATTATACTTCCCTGATTATGTAGCAAACTATCTAGTGGCAGGTCTACTTAAGTAATGATCACGTTATCTTTTGTTGAACAAGTGCAGAAGGAATGAAGTTGCAAGAGCTAGCACAAATGAGCTCATTCCAAGATTTGCAGAGCAGAACTTTGTCAAGCTAGTAAGCCGATGACACAGATGCTACATGCTTGAGGTTCATGTAGTGCGATGGTCAGCAGACATTAACAAGTGTGGGATTAGAAACTAGCCAAAGAAAGCTGCTACATTCCTAGTGATAACGAGCAACAAAATCCAAACACCTTAACGTGGTCTTGGGGAGATTTGTCGAACCTGTGGATTCTCGCAGAGCCAGCAAAAGTCAGTCAAGCCTTCCAGCCTGACCTGCACCAATCCAATGAACAAAGTTGAGAAATCTATGAAGAGGGAAAATTCAGGTAATGGACAggagaggcgaggcgaggcgaggcgagggcaTTACTGATTCAGGCACGTCCTCCCAGCAGACCAGCTCTTCGGACCTGACGCAGCCCACAACCTCAACACACCCTGTCAAAGTCACAGGAAGAAGGAAATCGGCAATGGCATGAGATTAATttggaaaagaagaaagaaagaaatgttgaggAACCACCGAGATGCATATAGGAGGAGTTAGGAGAGGAAGACGGTGGGTAGGAAGGAGGCTGACCGAGGAGGCGGGAGACGGGGTAGTGGTGGGGGAAGTCGATGTGGGTGACCCCATCAACGGCATGGATCTCCCGGTAGAAGGCCTCCATGGCGGCGACGGTGTCCGGGTCGGGCACCTTGGAGGCGGCGTGGATCCAGAGGCGGCCAGTGACCGGGGACGGCCAGGAGCGGCCCTCCACGCGCTTGATGCCGTGCACCAGCAGCGACGCCCACGGCTGGTGCATCGTGAGGCAGGGGTTCCGGAGACCGCCGAAACCGCGGCCGCCGCGCATGTTTTCCAACGCCGCTGGTCGTGGGTTGGAGACGTTGGGAGGACTTGGGATGGATGGACAGCGGCCAGAATCGAgtcgtggtcgccgccgccgccggctgccggATGCTCCTCTGCTACTCTGGGCGGCGCGGTCGATTGGGTGGGTTTGGACCGGGACTCACTTCAATCAAAACCAAGACACACTTCTTTGTATATAGTATATAAATATATACTGTATATCTGGTCGGATTTTATTTAGATTAAAGTTATACGTACTTGTTCTTTTGGGAAACGGAAACTGAAATTTCAGGATTCACACTAACCTCGTGTTCGATGTTATAATCGTTGTTGCCGGGTGTAGAGCTTGTCTAACAAcgatgcttagagcatctccaacacggGCATAAAAATTCGGCGAGCTATACCTTTAAACGGTTGCCACGCGCTTGGCCGCGCAAAAatgcagcgcgtgcgcgggcgGTAAAATTGGACATCCGTCGGATGCGCCAAAATACAGCACGCGTGGCCACGCGAATGGCTAGTTTAATCGTATATCGTTTGAAACGgatcaaacaaatcaaatgaaTTACGaaaatatattaaaagttcgacAAACACCGACATTTTATTTAAACTAACTAAATCTACTTGGAGTCCTCCCACTCGAAGTCCGACGATCCGCTAGTCGGAGTCGTGTCAGAGGCCGGAGTGGTCGTCCACTCGAAGGGGGAGGAGGGGGTGGGCATGTTCGTCGACGGTCCGGCGcctctcttcttctcctccgccatcctcgccctccgcgccgccttctccgccctctccgccttcctcgccgccgactcagcccggcgcttctcgcggtcggccttcttcttcgccgccgccttcgccttctGCTCCTTCTTCTGAGCGTAGAAGGCTTCTATGGCGGCGATGTCCtccgggaacgcgcgcgcccactcgaggcggaggcgctcgtcCTGCTCCGCCACGCGCAGGCGCTACTCGAGCTCGCGGGCGTGCAGCCGCTGCTCGGTTGTGacggccggcgatggcggcgcgagcatctccgcctgctcgcgtGTCCAAACGTCGTTGAAGTTCATTTGTcggcgggggcggccgaggcgccaggcgacggcgtcgtaggcccGTGCCGCCTCGTGCGCGGTGTCGAAAGTTCCGAGCCGGATACGCTCatcgccggagcggatctccaCGTTGAAGCGGCCCGCTCGGCCGcacgcggacgccgcggtagccggtGGCAGAGCGGCAGCGCGGAGGTATCTTGGCGGAGCGGCAGCGCGGAGGTATCTTGGCGGAGCGGCAGCGCGGAGGCATCTTGCCAGagccggaggcggagcgtcgGCGTGGGAGGTAGAGCGgtggagagaggaagagagagagacGGAGGCGAAGACACGCGGAAACTTCAGTGGTTGGTGTACGCACGTCGCTTCGCCTTTATAGCGCGCGGTAGGCGACGCGGCAACTTTCCCGCGGGATAGCGCAAAAGCGTGGGCGCGGCAAAGATTTTAGCGTGCGCGCCTTTTTCCCGCGTCTGCTGGGGGTTCACGCGGGCGCCCGCGCGCCAAACTGACGTTTTTTTTGCCGCTCGCGCCGTTTtgccgcgcctgttggagatgctcttaagcaaCCATGTTTCAGCTAAGGACGATATGTGTATATCGGCCCTCTTGTGCGTTTAGATGGATTGTCATACATTTGAGTGAAATTTCTTCAGGTATTTGACATTGATAGCATGAGGAAGCATGTTTTCCTCCATGGATTCCACCAGACATGAGTTTGATCCTTGCGATCCGTACAGGCCCTTCCTAGTTAGGTTACCACTTGCCGAATTTTCGGCTTCTAATACCAATCATCAGCATAGTTTTTCAGATCAAGTATCCAACTTGGAACTCTTTGTTCCGGACCTTATAGTTTTACGTTTTAGCTACCTGCAATTTTTCATTCTCGATAGCCCGCAAAGTCACCAATCGCTTAACAGCCACTTCATCATCATTGTTCCTCCACTACCACAATCTCATGATGGACAATGGCAACCGCTGATTGACCAAGTCATTCACTGTGTTCCGGCTTGGCAGAGAGGTATGATTCAGAAGTCAGGGAGGCTCATCCTCATCAAATCGGTGATTAGTGCGAGACCTGTTTATCAACTCATGGTTGCAGAGGCGCCAGCCTGGATGCTGGAGGAGTTGGTTAAATGGATGAGAGCTTTCTTTTGGGCGGGGAAGAAGA includes these proteins:
- the LOC124680743 gene encoding uncharacterized protein LOC124680743, which codes for MRGGRGFGGLRNPCLTMHQPWASLLVHGIKRVEGRSWPSPVTGRLWIHAASKVPDPDTVAAMEAFYREIHAVDGVTHIDFPHHYPVSRLLGCVEVVGCVRSEELVCWEDVPESVRLEGLTDFCWLCENPQKLVVPFEMRGYQGVYNLEKKIFEGAVRGLLPVQGPLPVKFRLADPRNPFSLKPGSLNFESSKSTLVKTPSVSAAIAGARAAANQYSRKEHNAAVATSSEIQTRNKSRENCADDSSGSGSLPSVVQDTPSYSIRQDPSPIVQNSPSYSQNQNPPSVALKSPSYSQNRNPLPTVQNIASYSQNQNPVSIVGSIPIYSQSQNPPSIVHTIPSYLHNQIPVSIVGSIPIYSQGNIPPYLQNQNSLGNVQNSSSCSQNQNPSANVQNSPFFSHNRNLPSIVQNSPSYSHSHNPLPTVQSRRSYLQNHNPSFAVENSPSVLHNQNAEPRRSPRLQSEISSRLVAAALRELKQPSFRQGRERWVPKSQPE